In one Cyprinus carpio isolate SPL01 chromosome B2, ASM1834038v1, whole genome shotgun sequence genomic region, the following are encoded:
- the LOC109102733 gene encoding uncharacterized protein LOC109102733: MIYDFSMESTKDEISWKSHGVACSAPAAPTSTWRVQSKFRTDLTPPPEGTSWSAECHKDVYITQLVQRLESLHMSAIVNTQQVSLESISNGCTAQEPTTCCSPTKSSQVSKQHHKTQLRMLSHRWQRLGLQPPILWDTQEHISQHKPDLETRPELEIHPIQLSCIVSPRNERPDEIKTISNSLCSRSNNEPLEGNATEASIAVESENSDLSDQEKYNKPILKWETAVELELRPDLFDRDPEPTVTGEGEQVYPEVLPFPLKDLDFSQFQSTADDLENQHNLCYTDPCVTAMAARMLKLEKLQTATIQKEQGKALRSRPTTALVRSANRLRRVESPCSQVEHLRTKGNNSVLEDVTKLALSSSSHSKSTHHNRPSPNAGKMWIGFQQPPALPKKLHSGVVKLKKTDALVQDLVVRSSMPQKCSSANSSKRCKPSKKAMPKSQKTSEKTNVPAKALCRKT, encoded by the exons AGTACCTGGCGGGTCCAGAGCAAGTTTAGGACAGATCTCACACCACCACCTGAAG GTACATCTTGGTCAGCAGAGTGTCATAAG GACGTCTACATTACTCAGTTAGTACAGCGGCTGGAAAGTCTGCACATGTCTGCGATAGTGAACACACAACAG gTATCTTTGGAAAGCATTTCTAATGGCTGTACGGCACAGGAACCGACCACCTGTTGCAGCCCAACGAAATCATCCCAAGT CTCAAAGCAACATCATAAAACCCAGTTAAGGAT GCTGTCACACAGATGGCAGAGGCTTGGTCTTCAGCCTCCAATCCTCTGGGACACACAAGAACACATTTCTCAACATAAACCTGATTTAGAAACCAGACCAGAACTGGAAATCCACCCCATACAGCTCAGCTGCATTGTTTCTCCAAGGAACGAACGACCAGATGAGATCAAGACAATCAGTAATTCCCTTTGTAGCAGATCCAATAATGAACCTCTTGAAGGAAATGCAACTGAAGCATCCATAGCAGTCGAATCTGAAAACAGTGACCTCTCTGACCAAGAGAAATACAATAAACCTATATTAAAATGGGAAACTGCTGTAGAATTGGAGCTGAGGCCGGACTTATTTGATAGAGATCCAGAACCTACAGTGACTGGAGAAGGAGAGCAAGTGTATCCTGAAGTTCTTCCATTTCCACTAAAAGATCTCGACTTTAGTCAATTCCAGTCCACAGCAGATGATTTGGAGAACCAGCACAACTTGTGTTACACTGATCCTTGTGTCACAGCTATGGCTGCACGCATGCTAAAACTGGAGAAACTTCAGACTGCGACTATACAGAAAGAACAAGGGAAAGCGCTGAGATCTCGTCCAACAACTGCTTTAGTTCGAAGCGCCAACCGTCTGAGACGTGTGGAAAGCCCTTGTTCTCAGGTAGAACACTTGAGGACTAAAGGCAATAATTCAGTTTTAGAAGATGTAACAAAACTCGCCCTTTCTTCAAGCTCTCATTCAAAGTCTACACATCATAATCGCCCCTCGCCAAATGCTGGAAAGATGTGGATTGGTTTTCAGCAACCGCCGGCTTTACCTAAGAAACTACACTCGGGTGTGGTAAAATTAAAGAAGACTGATGCCCTTGTTCAAGATCTTGTTGTTCGTTCGAGCATGCCACAAAAGTGCAGTAGTGCAAATAGCTCGAAGAGATGCAAACCCTCAAAGAAAGCCATGCCAAAGTCTCAGAAGACTTCTGAAAAGACTAATGTTCCTGCTAAAGCTCTTTGCAGGAAAAcatga
- the prpf4ba gene encoding serine/threonine-protein kinase PRP4 homolog: MANMDVLAKTIAKDYVDDVESSDSVAENEHGPGEDGARKADNMDIARVERHKRKKHKHRSKHRKHKYPSPDERDHKHKYKHKHKRKHRDSFKDDRDCSAGCEGAVISPKRSKLDDLAALEDLEKQRAMIQAELDNELMEGAVQSGMGLILQGYNSDSEEDGEIQQAVQNGEQQRQGFDAWGHAGRSRQDYVDDEKMYPWLEDRSMSDEMAVRAHKSEKRVSKTGLEVNISEKPSGPIQARERRRSRSVERSRDGGQRSKSPVKSKDLPSSNKKSTTRPEEQIEDHRSSERRSRSRSKERNTNLPEADRERDKKSVKAPSKEASSGKENQSPSRKQPPEQHSLSVRPRGHRSPEHIPIVQSTDRASRQDRSSCHNRSPPRRGRSRSVERRRREEERHRLSNDRMRSRDVAGGRSEESPSLNSRRRLNHSPVRRRSRSPRRRTSRSPLRYRSRERDRTERRQQVHSGSQERRKRRSREREDMFKGSLSEGMKPEQDSDDEVLEDYDVDEEDEEALIEQRRLQRLAIVQKYKPVNEDSNMSGLSEHGSPQSSTHSRSPSPDDILERVAADVKAYEQENLDTFEDNVKAKHSLVSQEKDGGNLKKPAAADMFTESDDMFAAYFDSARLRAAGIGKDFKENPSLRDNWTDAEGYYRVNIGEVLDKRYGVYGYTGQGVFSNVIRARDLARANQEVAVKIIRNNEMMQKTGLKELEFLKKLNDADADDKFHCLRLFRHFYHKQHLCLVFEPLSMNLREVLRKYGKDVGLHIKAVRSYSQQLFLALKLLKRCNILHADIKPDNILVNESKTILKLCDFGSASHVADNDITPYLVSRFYRAPEIIIGKSYDYGIDMWSVGCTLYELYTGKILFPGKTNNHMLKLAMDLKGKLPNKMIRKGLFKDQHFDQNLNFLYTEFDKVTEREKITVMSTINPTKDLSMDMVGRQALPEDQRKKVVQLKDLLDQILMLDPAKRITINQALQHPFIQERI; encoded by the exons ATGGCGAACATGGACGTGTTAGCCAAAACAATAGCGAAGGATTACGT AGATGATGTGGAGAGCTCTGACAGTGTGGCTGAAAATGAACATGGACCTGGTGAAGATGGAGCTAGAAAAGCAGATAACATGGATATTGCCAGGGTGGAAAGAcacaagagaaaaaaacacaaacatcggAGCAAGCACAGAAAACATAAATATCCCTCACCAGATGAGAGGGACCACAAGCACaagtacaaacacaaacataagcGGAAACACAGAGACTCGTTCAAGGATGATAGAGACTGTTCTGCTGGCTGTGAAGGTGCGGTCATCTCTCCAAAGCGATCCAAACTTGATGACCTTGCTGCTCTGGAGGACCTGGAGAAACAAAGAGCCATGATTCAAGCAGAGCTTGACAATGAGCTGATGGAAGGGGCTGTGCAATCAGGTATGGGACTGATATTACAGGGTTATAACTCCGATTCAGAGGAGGATGGGGAGATCCAGCAAGCTGTGCAAAATGGTGAACAACAGAGACAAGGTTTTGATGCTTGGGGACATGCTGGAAGATCTCGACAGGATTACGTAGATGATGAAAAAATGTATCCCTGGCTGGAAGACAGAAGCATGTCTGACGAGATGGCAGTCCGGGcccataaatcagaaaaaagaGTTAGTAAGACTGGGTTAGAAGTTAACATCAGTGAGAAACCTAGTGGTCCCATCCAAGCGAGGGAGCGGAGACGATCCCGAAGCGTTGAGAGATCCAGAGATGGTGGTCAGAGGTCTAAATCTCCTGTGAAATCCAAGGACTTGCCATCAAGCAACAAAAAATCAACTACACGGCCTGAAGAGCAAATTGAAGACCACAGATCCTCAGAAAGAAGGAGCAGGTCTAGAtctaaagaaagaaacacaaacttGCCAGAAGCTGACAGGGAGAGAGACAAGAAATCAGTGAAAGCACCCTCAAAAGAAGCCTCATCTGGAAAAGAGAATCAATCTCCTAGCAGAAAACAACCTCCAGAACAACACAGCCTGTCTGTGCGGCCCAGGGGCCACCGCTCACCTGAACACATCCCTATTGTCCAGAGTACAGACAGGGCATCCAGACAGGACAGATCTTCATGTCACAACAGATCCCCTCCAAGGAGAGGCCGATCTCGGTCTGTTGAGAGGAGACGGAGAGAAGAAGAACGACATAGACTTTCCAACGACAG GATGCGATCTCGTGATGTGGCAGGGGGCCGTAGCGAGGAGAGTCCCTCTCTGAACTCCAGACGAAGGTTAAACCACTCGCCTGTCAGACGAAGGTCCCGTTCTCCCAGGAGACGAACCAGCAGGTCTCCTCTCAGATACAG ATCTAGGGAGCGTGATAGGACGGAGCGCAGACAGCAGGTACACTCGGGATCACAGGAAAGGCGGAAGAGAAGGAGCAGGGAACGAGAGGACATGTTTAAGGGCAGTCTGTCTGAAGGGATGAAGCCTGAGCAGGACTCGGATGATGAAGT GCTGGAGGATTATGACGTTGATGAAGAGGACGAGGAGGCTTTGATCGAACAGAGGAGACTTCAGCGCTTGGCTATCGTGCAG AAGTATAAGCCAGTGAATGAGGACAGTAACATGTCAGGACTCTCAGAGCATGGCAGTCCTCAGAGTAGCACTCACAGCCGATCACCATCTCCCGATGACATCCTTGAGCGTGTGGCTGCTGATGTCAAAGCCTACGAGCAAGAGAACCTGGACACATTTGAGGATAATGTGAAAGCCAAGCATAGTCTTGTCTCTCAAGAAAAAGATG GTGGTAATCTGAAAAAGCCAGCAGCGGCAGATATGTTCACAGAGTCAGATGACATGTTCGCTGCTTACTTTGAC AGTGCCAGGTTACGCGCCGCAGGCATTGGCAAGGACTTCAAGGAGAACCCAAGTCTCAGAGATAACTGGACAGATGCAGAAGGCTATTACC GTGTGAACATTGGCGAGGTGTTGGACAAACGGTACGGGGTGTACGGCTACACTGGACAGGGTGTCTTCAGTAATGTGATCCGAGCCAGAGACTTGGCCCGAGCCAATCAGGAAGTGGCAGTGAAAATAATCCGCAACAATGAGATGAT GCAAAAAACAGGACTCAAAGAGCTGGAGTTTCTAAAGAAACTGAATGACGCCGATGCAGATGATAAGTTCCACTGTTTGCGGCTCTTTAGGCACTTTTATCACAAGCAGCATCTGTGTCTGGTGTTCGAACCACTCAG CATGAACCTGCGGGAGGTGTTGAGGAAATATGGCAAGGATGTTGGGCTACACATCAAGGCTGTGCGTTCATACAGCCAACAGCTTTTCCTGGCCCTCAAACTCCTCAAGCGCTGCAACATCCTGCATGCTGACATCAAACCCGACAACATTTTA GTGAACGAATCCAAAACCATCCTCAAGTTGTGTGACTTTGGCTCAGCATCACATGTGGCTGACAATGACATAACACCATATCTGGTCAGCCGCTTCTACAGGGCACCTGAGATCA TCATCGGAAAGTCGTATGATTATGGAATCGATATGTGGTCTGTGGGCTGCACTCTCTATGAACTATACACGGGAAAAATCCTTTTCCCTGGGAAGACAAATAACCACATGCTAAAACTTGCAATGGACCTGAAAGGAAAACTTCCTAATAAA ATGATCAGGAAGGGTCTGTTCAAGGACCAGCACTTTGATCAAAACTTGAACTTTTTGTATACGGAATTCGATAAGGTCACTGAGAGG GAAAAGATCACGGTCATGAGTACCATTAACCCAACTAAGGACCTGTCTATGGACATGGTGGGTCGCCAGGCGCTACCAGAGGACCAGCGAAAGAAGGTTGTTCAGCTCAAAGATCTGTTGGACCAAATTCTGATGCTGGATCCTGCCAAGCGGATCACCATCAATCAGGCATTACAGCATCCTTTCATCCAGGAGAGGATATGA
- the si:dkey-154p10.3 gene encoding zinc finger protein 182, producing the protein MGGFKDTYQDVQPVTLRLAEENVISSLYCSSAEGIEAHVSTLVEAFLVEVYRCRICQFTSSQKAKISHHVLERHDPVSPCPHLPCLEKEDEESLGVGMRVDDEEEVDHNSSPYDLESDLHSGSKSSDDQMDMERMSFLLPMYGMFQNISPRSCDIGLGSNSDGNLHVAQTCEVSTLFEEDRHDEDSEEEPVFQLEDANTDLAVPLNSGMDTEIQDEEMAQSAHLMTLGLCRISSTKCQPQSVTSAKSLSHPEGEQDAGHANMDAEMQKPSEEDGGLACILCQIVVSSRSMLEVHLKCHSGDQGFRCPRCGWESEDWLDMEQHWRGHGKRKGSKRHKCSICPRTFRRVDSRDAHEERHNQRHHCRSVSGGLVQCSLCLEWCLSGKEWEIHQQCHFQGGFKCLHCDFKEKSWNKTLKHIHTQHKQLDTSQKKQAAHSRENQQLNTSTRYPECLGRMKPESWSQVRKNRVKNRVVAREKSNERGKDRVGHLKSDTSVGLTVSRRKEFCCNLCDKKFSTKMTMRRHMGIHQGDKPFKCPHCHYCARLKASLIQHLRVHTGEKPYKCLQCSYASIDRSSLRRHLRTHTQEKPYRCQYCPYSSIQKKSLDLHSRRHHTGESFPCHLCQYSTPDRQLLVRHKRKHHSAEQTTALEQRNCSGSQTAPSQRARTSK; encoded by the exons ATGGGTGGATTTAAAGATACATACCAAGATGTTCAGCCAGTAACCCTTCGACTTGCAgaagaaaatgtaatttccagTCTCTACTGCAGCTCAGCCGAGGGCATTGAAGCTCATGTGTCCACTTTAGTGGAAGCTTTCTTAGTTGAAGTGTACCGATGTAGAATCTGTCAGTTTACCAGCAGCCAAAAAGCCAAGATTAGCCATCATGTCTTGGAAAGACATGATCCAGTGTCTCCATGTCCCCATCTGCCATGTCTGGAGAAAGAGGATGAAGAGAGTTTGGGTGTAGGAATGAGGGttgatgatgaagaggaggtCGACCACAACAGTTCTCCATATGACCTAGAGAGTGATCTCCATTCTGGCTCCAAAAGCAGTGATGATCAGATGGACATGGAGCGCATGTCTTTCCTCCTTCCGATGTACGGCATGTTTCAAAACATCAGCCCACGGTCATGTGACATTGGCTTAGGCTCCAACTCTGATGGGAACTTGCATGTGGCACAAACCTGTGAG gtAAGCACGCTCTTTGAGGAGGATAGGCATGATGAGGACAGCGAGGAGGAACCTGTGTTTCAGCTGGAGGATGCTAACACAGATCTAGCCGTTCCTTTGAACAGTGGAATGGACACAGAAATCCAGGATGAAGAGATGGCCCAGTCAGCTCATCTCATGACTCTAGGGTTGTGCAGAATTTCAAGCACTAAGTGTCAACCTCAGTCTGTGACCTCAGCAAAAAGCCTGTCCCATCCAGAAGGTGAACAGGATGCTGGACATGCCAACATGGATGCTGAAATGCAGAAGCCATCTGAGGAGGATGGCGGATTGGCCTGCATCCTCTGTCAGATAGTTGTATCCAGTCGTAGTATGCTAGAGGTGCACCTGAAATGCCATAGTGGAGACCAAGGCTTTAGGTGCCCTCGCTGTGGTTGGGAATCAGAAGACTGGCTTGATATGGAGCAGCACTGGAGAGGACATggtaaaagaaaaggctcaaagAGGCATAAATGTAGCATTTGCCCCAGGACATTTAGAAGAGTTGACTCTCGTGATGCACATGAAGAAAGGCATAATCAGCGGCATCACTGTCGGTCTGTGTCTGGGGGTCTGGTGCAGTGTTCTCTGTGCCTGGAATGGTGTCTCTCAGGGAAGGAGTGGGAGATACACCAACAATGTCATTTTCAAGGAggatttaaatgtttacattgtgATTTCAAAG AGAAGTCATGGAATAAGACCCTGAAGCATATTCACACTCAACACAAACAGCTTGACACAAGTCAAAAGAAACAGGCTGCTCACAGTAG AGAAAACCAGCAACTTAACACATCCACCAGGTACCCAGAATGCTTGGGAAGAATGAAGCCAGAGTCGTGGTCCCAGGTTAGGAAGAACAGGGTAAAAAACAGGGTTGTGGCAAGGGAAAAAAGCAATGAAAGAGGAAAGGACAGAGTGGGACACCTGAAGAGTGACACATCTGTTGGACTCACTGTTTCTAGACGGAAAGAGTTCTGCTGCAACCTCTGTGACAA GAAGTTTTCTACCAAGATGACAATGCGGCGTCACATGGGCATTCATCAAGGAGATAAACCATTTAAATGTCCACACTGCCATTACTGTGCTCGTCTCAAAGCCTCGCTCATACAGCACCTCCGCGTACACACAG GTGAGAAGCCCTACAAGTGTTTGCAGTGCTCCTATGCTTCTATTGACAGAAGCTCTCTGCGCCGACACTTaaggacacacacacaagaaaagcCTTACCGCTGCCAGTACTGTCCTTACAGCAG CATCCAGAAGAAGAGCTTAGACCTTCATTCACGGCGTCATCACACTGGAGAGTCATTCCCTTGTCACCTGTGCCAGTATTCCACACCAGACCGCCAGCTGCTGGTGCGACACAAGAGGAAACATCACAGTGCTGAACAAACCACAGCACTGGAGCAGAGGAACTGTTCTGGTTCCCAAACCGCACCTTCTCAAAGAGCACGGACTTCCAAATGA
- the LOC122136215 gene encoding PX domain-containing protein 1-like, translating into MAGVNMETFSRLTVNDCWVVGLERFAVGAAGEEEEFFEIRTEWSEKSITYLRRRYYDLAKLVKNLSISFPDDRGRLSQSMMLKALQRIKEAEENNNVKTRLDEVEKLLRNIIKMPQKFSHSEAVLTFFKTSPLDYTLKTMYEPIQPLYQSPVTVADVRRANGFCLANTETVLFDPYLLAQGADTSSTYSSEIESQIWTGMRIPNGIKCIKETVHKPGNSFMTAGTPESKDTDYQLKISQITTSNMTYLDLQACETDILE; encoded by the exons ATGGCAGGTGTTAATATGGAGACCTTTTCTCGTCTGACCGTGAATGACTGTTGGGTCGTTGGGCTCGAGCGTTTCGCTGTTGGTGCTGCTGGAGAAGAAGAGGAGTTTTTCGAGATTAGGACTGAATGGTCTGAAAAAAGCATAACATATCTGCGAAGGAGATATTACGATCTAGCAAAACTTGTTAAGAATTTAAGTATATCATTTCCAGACGACAGAGGACGTTTGTCTCAATCAATGATGCTTAAGG cactACAGAGGATAAAAGAAGCAGAGGAAAACAATAACGTTAAAACGAGGTTGGATGAAGTGGAAAAATTACTGAGAAATATAATCAAAATGCCACAAAAG TTCTCTCACTCTGAGGCAGTTCTTACATTTTTCAAGACTTCTCCTCTTGACTACACTTTGAAAACCATGTATGAACCAATCCAGCCTCTCTACCAGAGTCCTGTCACTGTAGCTG ATGTAAGAAGGGCCAATGGGTTTTGTTTGGCCAACACAGAAACTGTTCTTTTTGATCCATATTTACTAGCACAAGGAGCAGACACATCATCAACGTACAG CTCTGAGATTGAGTCCCAGATATGGACTGGAATGAGAATTCCAAATGGGATCAAATGCATAAAGGAAACTGTTCACAAACCTGGCAATAGCTTCATGACTGCTGGTACCCCTGAAAGTAAAGACACAGACTATCAACTGAAAATATCACAGATTACCACCAGCAACATGACCTACCTCGACCTACAAGCCTGTGAGACAGACATTCTTGAATGA
- the LOC109102723 gene encoding melanopsin-like yields MSHHSSWRGHHCVPGDINCTAVFKESLGSRSYKLLHVPFHGPTHNNHHEPPHPFPTVDVPDHAHYIIGSVILIVGITGVIGNALVVYVFCRSRTLRTAGNMFVVNLAVADFFMSLTQSPVFFAASLHRRWVFGERFCELYAFCGALFGICSMMTLTAIAADRCLTITQPLTLVGRVSRHKAGAVLAIVWLYSLGWSLPPFFGWSAYVPEGLQTSCSWDYMTFTPSVRTYTILLFIFVFFIPLGIIASCYFGIFQAIRAAGKEIRELDCGETHKVYERMQNEWKMAKVALLVILLFVISWSPYSVVALTATAGYSHLLTPYMNSVPGVIAKASAIHNPIIYAITHPKYRAAIARYILVLRPILRVKEKDLRSSFSSGSVSSRHSTLTSQCSLRVSIGNAARANGHWGKTRLSSASDSDSCWTESEADGSSVNSLIFGQRVSMEISTDTAIVSPGSSTNSSSGQKLEKIHKVVSAPVPSITFETDAADGESLSDGKPLLLGGKERE; encoded by the coding sequence ATGAGCCATCACTCCTCATGGAGAGGGCATCATTGTGTCCCTGGAGACATCAACTGCACTGCAGTCTTTAAGGAGTCATTGGGCAGCAGGAGCTACAAGTTGCTCCATGTGCCTTTCCATGGGCCGACCCATAACAACCACCATGAGCCTCCTCACCCGTTCCCCACCGTGGATGTTCCTGATCATGCCCACTACATCATCGGCTCTGTCATCTTAATAGTCGGCATCACCGGAGTGATTGGAAACGCACTGGTGGTCTACGTGTTCTGCCGGAGCCGTACTCTTCGCACTGCAGGAAATATGTTTGTGGTGAACCTGGCTGTAGCTGATTTCTTCATGTCCCTCACCCAGTCACCAGTGTTCTTTGCCGCCAGCCTGCACAGGCGCTGGGTGTTCGGCGAGCGCTTTTGTGAGCTCTACGCCTTTTGCGGCGCTCTCTTTGGGATCTGTTCCATGATGACTTTGACTGCCATAGCTGCCGATCGCTGCCTCACCATAACTCAGCCTCTCACCCTCGTAGGCAGAGTTAGTCGACACAAAGCAGGTGCGGTATTGGCTATCGTGTGGCTCTACTCCCTGGGCTGGAGCCTTCCACCATTCTTTGGCTGGAGTGCTTATGTTCCAGAGGGTCTTCAGACTTCCTGTTCTTGGGACTATATGACTTTCACTCCTTCAGTGCGTACATACACCATTCTCCTCTTCATTTTTGTGTTCTTCATCCCACTAGGCATTATTGCCAGCTGCTACTTTGGAATTTTCCAAGCTATCCGAGCTGCAGGGAAGGAAATACGAGAGTTGGATTGTGGGGAAACGCACAAGGTGTATGAACGCATgcaaaatgaatggaaaatggCGAAAGTCGCCCTCCTGGTCATTTTGCTTTTTGTAATATCGTGGTCGCCCTACTCCGTAGTGGCCCTTACCGCCACGGCTGGCTATTCCCACCTCCTCACTCCCTACATGAATTCAGTACCTGGTGTGATCGCCAAGGCCTCAGCCATCCATAATCCCATCATCTATGCAATTACGCATCCAAAGTATCGGGCAGCTATTGCCCGTTACATTCTGGTACTCCGCCCCATCTTGCGTGTCAAAGAGAAGGATCTCCGTTCCTCTTTTAGTTCCGGAAGTGTCAGTTCCCGTCATTCGACCCTCACCAGCCAGTGCTCTCTGAGGGTTAGCATCGGCAATGCTGCACGAGCTAATGGCCACTGGGGGAAGACGCGCTTGTCTTCTGCTTCAGATAGTGATTCTTGTTGGACTGAGAGTGAGGCTGATGGTTCCAGCGTCAATTCCCTGATCTTTGGTCAACGTGTGTCCATGGAGATCTCTACAGATACTGCCATTGTCTCACCAGGGTCAAGTACTAACAGCTCCAGTGGGCAGAAGCTGGAGAAGATTCACAAAGTTGTAAGCGCACCGGTCCCGTCTATTACTTTTGAAACAGATGCAGCTGATGGCGAGTCTCTGTCTGATGGGAAACCTTTGCTTCTTGGGGGGAAAGAAAGGGAATGA
- the LOC109099337 gene encoding transmembrane protein 53-like, with protein MGYDGIDYNIVFPETLTSEKHWRGTKEPVVILLGWAGSRDKHLAKYSSIYNEQGCVTLRYTAPLKTVFISDPLGYKELRSTAEKLLELLFDYEVENNPIFFHVFSNGGFMLYRYIVELLHSHNQFSTLCVVGTVVDSAPGSQNVIGALRALKTTLGPKVNVLLQYFLLALFAVAVFLLRVVLYPVTKYFHKNHYDAMMEHPAPWPQMYLYSRADRVIRYRDVEEMVKVLREKGLTVESFDFITPAHVSLYRDCPEDYSSRCRTFLTRCMSSSEETMTKKRLQVQH; from the exons ATGGGGTATGATGGTATAGACTACAACATTGTATTTCCAGAGACACTCACCTCAG AGAAACACTGGCGCGGAACAAAGGAACCAGTCGTTATTCTGCTGGGCTGGGCGGGCAGTAGAGACAAACATCTCGCCAAATACAGCTCTATTTATAATGAACAG GGATGTGTGACTCTACGCTACACAGCTCCTTTGAAGACAGTTTTTATTTCAGATCCACTGGGCTACAAGGAACTAAGAAGCACTGCGGAAAAATTACTTGAACTTCTGTTTGACTATGAAGTGGAGAACAACCCAATTTTCTTCCATGTGTTTAGCAATGGGGGCTTCATGCTTTACCGCTACATCGTTGAGTTATTGCACAGTCACAATCAGTTCAGCACTCTGTGTGTGGTGGGCACGGTTGTGGACAGTGCCCCGGGCAGTCAAAACGTTATAGGGGCACTCAGAGCACTCAAAACCACCTTAGGGCCCAAAGTCAATGTGCTACTGCAGTACTTCCTCCTGGCACTGTTTGCTGTGGCCGTTTTCCTTCTCAGGGTGGTTTTGTATCCTGTGACCAAGTACTTTCACAAGAACCACTACGATGCCATGATGGAGCACCCGGCACCTTGGCCTCAGATGTACCTCTATTCTAGAGCAGACCGGGTGATCAGATACAGGGATGTGGAGGAGATGGTTAAAGTGTTGCGCGAGAAAGGGCTGACAGTTGAAAGTTTTGATTTCATCACCCCAGCACATGTGAGTCTATACAGAGACTGTCCAGAAGACTATTCCAGCAGGTGCAGGACGTTTCTGACCCGTTGCATGAGTTCATCAGAAGAGACCATGACGAAAAAACGCCTTCAAGTGCAACACTGA